From Phycodurus eques isolate BA_2022a chromosome 13, UOR_Pequ_1.1, whole genome shotgun sequence, a single genomic window includes:
- the LOC133411222 gene encoding RNA-binding protein MEX3B, translated as MPSPLFHPDIMDHDVVISSQHNGVALPRETDQESRDEDHQEVLRFALDQLSLMALEKVDCGGGLVDTLDGTQAPGSEGYADLQVSRDSPNSCSPSPEYYGSVGYHMAGGGGSHPMLHGEQSSSVLCNRKRSVNMTECVPVPSSEHVAEIVGRQGCKIKALRAKTNTYIKTPVRGEEPVFIVTGRREDVEMAKREIVSAAEHFSMIRASRCKAGGSGGGGGSGGGGGSLPGPPHLPGQTTIQVRVPYRVVGLVVGPKGATIKRIQQQTHTYIVTPSREKDPVFEVTGMPENVDRAREEIETHITLRTGTFVDLQGDNDFHTNGTDVSLEGLGALGAGLGASLWSRATNHHSAPPPPPPSPPPAAIPMSVTRKMSSSVSYHAHNGGMSSEAYGGGRKGNEGASPTSPFSTGSSSAGGGFTFGGDSTPLPSSDELGFEFSASNIWAPFANGTNKSGGSSHPQPPLRRNSSGLSGGAITPRLSPTLPQDAGAGPLEHPLARRAQSDPMSTLSWLQSGNAGGGGSGSFSGGSSSSSGGSSTGYSSCSASSLPGGSPTDSEGGVGLSSGMLSRLKGGPGPGVAGLVGAGPGANRDCFVCFESEVTAALVPCGHNLFCMECAGQICQSAEPECPVCHTLTTQCIRIFS; from the exons ATGCCTAGCCCTTTATTCCACCCGGACATAATGGACCACGACGTGGTGATCAGCAGCCAGCACAATGGGGTCGCTCTGCCCCGAGAAACGGACCAGGAGTCCCGGGACGAGGACCACCAGGAGGTGCTCCGCTTCGCCCTGGACCAGCTGTCACTCATGGCCCTGGAGAAGGTGGACTGTGGAGGCGGGCTGGTCGACACACTGGACGGGACCCAGGCTCCCGGCTCGGAGGGCTACGCGGACCTCCAAGTGTCCCGGGACTCGCCGAACTCCTGCTCCCCCTCCCCGGAGTACTACGGCTCGGTCGGCTACCACAtggccggcggcggcggctcgcACCCGATGCTCCACGGGGAACAAAGCTCCTCCGTCCTGTGCAACCGAAAACGAAGCGTCAACATGACCGAGTGTGTTCCCGTGCCCAGCTCCGAGCATGTGGCCGAGATCGTGGGGAGACAAG GTTGTAAGATCAAAGCCTTGCGTGCTAAAACCAACACTTACATAAAGACCCCCGTCCGTGGCGAGGAGCCGGTGTTCATTGTGACGGGGCGCAGGGAGGACGTGGAGATGGCCAAGCGGGAGATCGTCTCTGCAGCCGAGCACTTCTCCATGATACGGGCGTCCCGTTGCAAAGCTGGAGGGTCcggaggaggggggggaagCGGAGGAGGGGGAGGCTCACTTCCTGGACCACCGCACCTCcctggacaaacaaccattcag GTGCGGGTGCCCTACAGAGTGGTGGGTCTGGTTGTGGGCCCGAAAGGAGCCACCATCAAGCGCATCCAGCAGCAGACCCACACCTACATCGTGACGCCCAGTCGAGAGAAGGACCCCGTGTTTGAGGTGACCGGCATGCCCGAAAACGTGGACCGCGCCAGGGAGGAAATCGAGACTCACATCACACTGAGAACCGGAACCTTCGTCGACCTCCAGGGGGACAACGACTTCCACACCAACGGCACGGATGTCAGCCTGGAGGGCCTGGGAGCCCTCGGCGCCGGCCTGGGGGCATCCCTGTGGTCCCGGGCCACCAACCACCATTCCGCACCCCCGCCGCCTCCGCCCTCTCCGCCGCCCGCCGCCATCCCAATGTCTGTAACCCGCAAGATGTCCTCCTCAGTGTCCTACCATGCGCACAACGGCGGGATGAGCTCCGAAGCCTACGGCGGGGGCCGCAAGGGCAACGAGGGGGCCAGCCCCACCAGCCCCTTCAGCACGGGTTCCAGCAGCGCCGGCGGCGGATTCACTTTTGGGGGCGACTCCACTCCGCTCCCCTCCTCAGACGAACTGGGCTTTGAATTCAGCGCTTCCAACATCTGGGCCCCTTTCGCCAACGGCACTAACAAGTCGGGCGGGTCCTCGCACCCGCAGCCGCCTCTTCGTCGCAACAGCAGCGGCCTGAGTGGCGGCGCCATTACGCCGCGGCTGTCCCCGACGCTGCCTCAGGACGCGGGGGCCGGGCCCCTTGAGCACCCGCTGGCCCGCCGCGCCCAGAGCGACCCCATGAGCACACTCTCTTGGCTGCAGTCTGGCAACGCGGGGGGCGGCGGCTCCGGCTCCTTCTCGGGGGGCTCCAGCTCTAGCTCGGGCGGCTCGTCCACCGGTTACTCCTCCTGCTCGGCGTCGTCGCTGCCCGGCGGCTCGCCCACCGATTCGGAGGGTGGCGTGGGCCTCAGCTCCGGGATGCTCAGCCGGCTGAAAGGCGGGCCGGGCCCCGGCGTGGCGGGCCTGGTCGGCGCGGGACCCGGCGCCAACAGGGACTGCTTCGTGTGCTTCGAGAGCGAGGTGACCGCCGCCCTGGTGCCCTGCGGCCACAACCTCTTTTGCATGGAGTGCGCCGGGCAGATCTGCCAGTCCGCCGAGCCTGAGTGCCCCGTGTGCCACACGCTGACCACGCAGTGCATACGCATCTTCTCTTAA
- the mbd3a gene encoding methyl-CpG-binding domain protein 3a — protein MERKSVPVRRVLCKPQTVRGPTNNFHTEEASQSRAAHLVLTKVQRSGHKHHDVNHQIRTKPDLNTTLPVRQTASIFKQPVTKVTNHPSNKVKTDPQRAVEQPKQLFWERKLSGLSAFDIADELVKTMDLPKGLQGVGPASSDKTLLSAIASALHTSPAPVTGQLTAAVEKNPGVWLNTTQPLCKAFVVTDEDIRKQEDLVQSVRRRLEEALMADMLAHVEDAAVDAAPSTVEEDEEKEEGEEKGAERVEKEEL, from the exons ATGGAACGGAAAAG TGTACCAGTCAGGCGTGTCCTCTGTAAGCCACAGACAGTGCGAGGTCCAACCAACAACTTTCACACCGAGGAGGCCAGCCAGTCTCGTGCTGCACATTTAGTTCTTACTAAAGTCCAGCGAAGTGGGCACAAGCACCATGATGTCAACCATCAAATCAGG ACCAAGCCAGACTTGAACACAACATTGCCAGTTCGACAGACGGCCTCCATCTTCAAGCAGCCAGTGACCAAAGTAACAAATCACCCGAGCAACAAGGTGAAAACAGACCCCCAGAGAGCTGTGGAACAACCAAAACAG TTGTTCTGGGAGAGGAAGCTGAGTGGGTTAAGTGCCTTTGACATTGCAGATGAGCTGGTGAAAACCATGGATCTTCCCAAAGGCCTACAAG GTGTGGGGCCTGCGAGTTCTGACAAAACGCTGCTGTCCGCCATCGCCAGCGCCCTCCACACAAGCCCCGCCCCTGTCACTGGCCAGCTCACGGCGGCTGTGGAGAAAAACCCGGGAGTGTGGCTCAACACGACACAGCCTCTCTGCAAGGCATTTGTGGTGACAGATGAAGATATCAG GAAGCAGGAGGACCTTGTACAGAGTGTGAGGAGGCGGCTCGAGGAAGCCCTCATGGCTGATATGTTGGCTCATGTCGAGGACGCCGCTGTGGATGCGGCGCCCAGCACGgtagaagaagatgaagaaaaggaggagggggaggagaagGGGGCTGAGCGGGTGGAAAAGGAGGAGTTATAG